A portion of the Mycobacterium paraseoulense genome contains these proteins:
- a CDS encoding FadR/GntR family transcriptional regulator has translation MEVTNLREPKMADRVAAILRKMFIGGELAEGTMLPPESELMERFGVSRPTLREAFRVLESESLITIQRGVRGGARVTRPRRETLARYAGLILEYEGVTLKDVYDARVALEAPMVVQLAKDRKSEVIAELEAIIEREAALTPGTAAIDTLTDFHAAIARLAGNKTLQIISSMLHHIVETANRSLQPTGTSQAEQAVRRSAKTHRMLLELIKAGEADKAGELWQRHLRKAEEFVLSGSESSTVVDLLE, from the coding sequence GTGGAGGTCACCAATCTTCGCGAGCCGAAGATGGCCGATCGGGTCGCCGCCATCCTTCGCAAGATGTTCATCGGAGGCGAACTCGCCGAGGGCACGATGCTGCCGCCCGAATCGGAGCTCATGGAGCGCTTCGGCGTATCCCGACCCACGCTGCGGGAGGCATTCCGCGTCCTCGAGTCGGAGTCGTTGATTACCATCCAGCGCGGCGTTCGCGGGGGTGCTCGGGTCACCCGGCCGCGGCGGGAGACGCTGGCACGGTACGCCGGCCTCATCCTCGAGTACGAGGGGGTCACGCTCAAGGACGTTTACGACGCGCGCGTCGCACTCGAGGCGCCGATGGTCGTTCAGCTGGCCAAGGACCGCAAGTCGGAGGTCATCGCGGAACTCGAGGCGATCATCGAGCGGGAGGCCGCGCTGACGCCAGGCACGGCGGCGATCGATACGCTGACCGACTTCCACGCGGCCATCGCCCGGTTGGCAGGCAACAAGACGTTGCAGATCATCAGCTCGATGCTGCACCACATCGTCGAGACCGCGAACCGCTCGCTTCAACCGACGGGAACCAGCCAGGCGGAGCAGGCGGTTCGCCGCTCGGCGAAGACGCATCGCATGTTGTTGGAGCTCATCAAGGCGGGCGAGGCCGACAAGGCCGGCGAACTGTGGCAGCGACACCTTCGCAAGGCCGAGGAGTTCGTCCTCAGCGGCTCGGAATCGTCGACCGTCGTCGACCTCCTCGAATAA
- a CDS encoding acyl-CoA thioesterase has translation MTALPPPLRIEPRWTDLDPVGHVNNNVFLVYAEEARARYLMATLPDAWGQIVVVHNGIDYHSSVEISDVVCVTSIVESIGTSSLTTVNEIATDEGRKCATVRTVQVVLHLDRRGSRPWTEEERAALLTLVEDPADR, from the coding sequence ATGACAGCCCTGCCGCCGCCGTTGCGGATCGAGCCACGTTGGACGGACCTTGACCCGGTCGGACATGTCAACAACAACGTGTTCCTGGTCTACGCCGAAGAGGCGCGGGCACGCTATCTAATGGCCACGCTACCCGACGCGTGGGGACAGATCGTCGTCGTGCACAACGGCATCGACTACCACAGCTCAGTCGAGATCTCCGATGTCGTGTGCGTGACGTCGATAGTCGAATCCATCGGTACCTCCTCGTTGACGACGGTCAACGAGATCGCGACCGACGAAGGACGCAAATGCGCGACGGTCCGAACGGTACAGGTCGTACTCCACTTAGACCGACGGGGTTCTCGTCCGTGGACTGAGGAGGAACGCGCGGCGCTGCTGACGCTCGTCGAGGACCCGGCGGATCGGTAG
- a CDS encoding acyl-CoA dehydrogenase family protein, with protein MSHSTQSAPGGFTSGYVTDVARFRLDFRHYLRESSEAVRWRTAVFDNAEDQMAHDSEVMARLFEDGWNRWGWPEAVGGFGGDAIHRAVYYDELRFAMIPIPAQQWSLEVMGPALLKYAPQLAERHLPDYLAGNEWWGQGFSEPESGSDLASLRTRAVDDGTGGFIVNGQKIWTSQGGTAKRLFLLVRTGDPESRHRGLTMLFVDTDTPGVTVRPIALASGRREVAEIFFDDVRVPPERLLGEVGSGWALTMFLMQFERGMYGYAVLNKVLTELGRLRAHMVADRASDEMRKRFARVYVDVAAAQARTAATVRRIAGGELIGPDSSVDKLLFGQAEKAANDLILDVRRSWMMAGPSGPKSNELDTARAEWWYSRAATIMGGAAEVQRGIIADHLLGLPKEKR; from the coding sequence ATGTCACATTCGACGCAGTCCGCGCCGGGGGGCTTCACCAGCGGCTACGTGACCGACGTCGCCCGGTTCCGGCTGGACTTCCGGCACTATCTGCGCGAGTCCTCCGAGGCGGTCCGTTGGCGGACGGCCGTGTTCGACAACGCCGAAGACCAGATGGCGCACGACAGCGAGGTGATGGCACGACTCTTCGAGGATGGCTGGAACCGCTGGGGCTGGCCCGAGGCCGTGGGTGGCTTCGGCGGCGACGCGATCCATCGCGCCGTGTACTACGACGAACTGAGATTCGCGATGATTCCCATTCCGGCTCAGCAGTGGTCGCTCGAAGTCATGGGGCCGGCCCTGCTCAAGTACGCCCCGCAACTAGCGGAGCGCCATCTACCCGACTACCTGGCCGGCAACGAGTGGTGGGGACAGGGTTTCTCCGAACCCGAGTCGGGGAGCGACCTGGCATCGTTGCGTACCAGGGCGGTCGACGACGGCACCGGCGGATTCATCGTCAACGGCCAGAAGATCTGGACCAGTCAGGGAGGCACGGCCAAACGCCTTTTCCTGCTGGTGCGCACCGGCGACCCGGAGTCGCGTCACCGCGGCCTGACGATGCTGTTCGTCGACACCGACACTCCGGGGGTGACGGTGCGGCCCATCGCGCTCGCGAGCGGGCGACGGGAGGTCGCCGAGATTTTCTTCGATGACGTTCGCGTTCCGCCCGAACGCCTGCTCGGCGAGGTCGGAAGCGGTTGGGCGCTGACGATGTTCCTCATGCAATTTGAACGCGGCATGTACGGCTACGCAGTGCTCAACAAGGTGCTGACGGAGCTCGGCCGGCTGCGCGCCCACATGGTCGCCGACAGAGCGTCCGACGAGATGCGCAAGCGCTTCGCGCGGGTGTATGTCGATGTGGCGGCCGCACAAGCCCGCACCGCCGCCACCGTGCGCCGGATCGCGGGGGGCGAGCTCATCGGGCCGGACAGCAGCGTGGACAAGCTGTTGTTCGGACAGGCGGAGAAAGCCGCCAACGACCTGATCCTCGACGTCCGACGCAGTTGGATGATGGCGGGGCCGTCGGGACCGAAGTCGAATGAACTCGACACCGCGCGGGCCGAGTGGTGGTACTCCCGCGCCGCCACCATCATGGGCGGCGCCGCCGAGGTTCAGCGGGGCATCATCGCCGATCATTTGCTCGGACTGCCGAAGGAGAAGCGATGA
- a CDS encoding class I adenylate-forming enzyme family protein, translated as MTVGDIVVDNALRHPDVVAYRHKQRVLTHRELRERAERLVSALMAAGVARQDRIAVYSRNSIEFGEITAATQLSGIILAAINFRSSPVEVEDALDRVRPAVIFVAAEFAGVLDELSPQLTWSPLIVCIGARRSSLVDYEDFIDSAPARQPLHRARADDIACLLFTSGSTGPSKCCVLGQRELRRVLYAMNAEMATGSHDRGLINMPMCHVGALGIIGGLHARGGTVVLQDQFDIAGAVQLAATERISVLHLAPVMLQALLEALPDGSRALESVRTVVYSAAPMNGATLARAMAVMPQAGFLNLYGQTEAIVSGLPRELHDPEATDNRLRSVGYPFPGVRVRIVGDDGQDVNPGSPGEIVVQSDALFRGYWDDAAATLATLRDGWCHTGDVGRFDERGLLYLVDRKKDVIITGGENVYSPEVENAIGELPEVAGCAVVGVPDPRWGEAVCAVVVPRPGATVTLEQLQAAVRLSLAGYKVPRRLVVATELPVLASGKFDKKRLRTELAAYGNQAS; from the coding sequence TTGACGGTCGGCGACATCGTCGTCGACAATGCCCTGCGCCACCCCGATGTGGTGGCCTACCGGCACAAACAACGCGTGCTCACTCACCGCGAGCTCCGCGAGCGGGCAGAGCGCCTGGTGTCGGCGCTCATGGCTGCGGGGGTCGCCCGGCAGGATCGCATCGCCGTCTACAGCCGCAATTCAATCGAATTCGGGGAAATCACCGCCGCGACGCAGCTGAGCGGAATCATCCTCGCGGCGATCAACTTTCGATCGTCCCCGGTCGAGGTAGAGGATGCGCTGGACCGCGTCCGGCCCGCGGTGATTTTCGTCGCGGCCGAGTTCGCCGGCGTGCTTGACGAGTTATCCCCCCAGCTCACGTGGTCGCCGTTGATCGTGTGCATCGGTGCTCGACGGTCCAGCCTCGTCGACTATGAGGATTTCATCGACTCGGCGCCCGCCCGGCAACCCCTCCACCGCGCCCGCGCGGACGACATCGCCTGTCTGCTATTCACCAGCGGTAGCACTGGACCGTCGAAGTGCTGTGTGCTGGGCCAACGCGAGCTCCGTCGGGTCTTGTATGCGATGAACGCCGAGATGGCGACGGGCTCGCACGATCGTGGGCTGATCAACATGCCGATGTGCCATGTCGGTGCCCTCGGCATCATCGGTGGGCTGCACGCGCGGGGCGGAACGGTGGTGCTGCAAGACCAGTTCGACATCGCCGGCGCGGTTCAACTGGCCGCCACCGAACGGATCAGTGTGCTCCACCTCGCTCCCGTCATGCTGCAGGCGCTGCTCGAGGCGCTTCCAGATGGCAGCAGGGCACTGGAGAGCGTTCGCACGGTGGTCTATTCGGCCGCGCCGATGAACGGCGCCACACTGGCGCGGGCGATGGCGGTGATGCCCCAGGCGGGATTTTTGAACCTCTACGGTCAGACCGAGGCCATCGTCTCGGGGTTGCCGCGCGAGCTGCACGACCCGGAAGCGACCGACAATCGACTGCGCTCCGTCGGCTATCCGTTCCCGGGTGTGCGGGTACGAATCGTCGGAGACGACGGACAAGACGTGAATCCAGGCTCTCCCGGCGAGATCGTGGTCCAGTCCGACGCGTTGTTCCGCGGCTATTGGGACGACGCGGCCGCGACGCTCGCGACGCTACGGGACGGCTGGTGCCATACCGGGGACGTCGGCAGGTTCGATGAGCGCGGACTGCTTTATCTCGTCGACCGCAAGAAGGACGTGATCATCACCGGCGGTGAGAACGTGTACTCGCCTGAGGTCGAGAACGCGATCGGCGAGCTGCCCGAAGTCGCCGGTTGCGCCGTGGTGGGCGTACCGGATCCGCGGTGGGGCGAGGCGGTGTGCGCCGTTGTCGTGCCCAGGCCGGGGGCAACCGTGACGCTGGAACAGCTTCAGGCGGCGGTTCGGCTGAGCCTCGCCGGTTACAAGGTGCCGCGGCGTCTGGTTGTCGCAACCGAACTACCGGTGCTCGCGAGCGGAAAGTTCGACAAGAAGCGGTTGCGGACCGAGCTGGCAGCCTATGGGAATCAGGCAAGTTGA
- a CDS encoding acyl-CoA dehydrogenase family protein: MRRNIFEEVHNDFRATARRFFERECVPYVDDWERDGKVSREAWLAAGEHSLIGWEFDPKYGGLGVKDFRFNQIISEEMFMTGSVGIGLGVQNDILVPYLDRLTTEEQKERWLPKFISGEYIGSIAMSEPGAGSDLAGIQSTARDDGDHWIVNGQKTFISNGLQSKLVLTAVKTDPSARHKGISLLMIEDGMEGFTRGRKLDKIGQYSADTAELFFEDVRVPKQNLVGELNRGFYHLVSNLPSERVGVACYALPAARRALDLTKAYASERTAFGQPIGTFQVNRHFLAEMQTKLDAAQCYLDQCVLSVNDGTLSDEDAAGLKWWTSEVQWEIVDRCLQLHGGYGYVNEYEIARLWRDSRVQRLYAGTTEIMKDLVGRAMGY, encoded by the coding sequence ATGCGCCGCAACATCTTCGAGGAAGTTCACAATGATTTCCGGGCGACGGCACGCCGCTTCTTCGAACGCGAATGCGTGCCATACGTCGACGACTGGGAGCGCGACGGCAAGGTAAGCCGCGAAGCCTGGTTGGCCGCCGGCGAACACAGCCTGATCGGCTGGGAGTTCGACCCGAAGTACGGCGGGCTGGGCGTCAAGGACTTCCGCTTCAACCAGATCATCTCCGAAGAGATGTTCATGACCGGCTCGGTCGGTATCGGCCTCGGAGTGCAGAACGACATCCTGGTGCCGTATCTGGACCGACTCACCACGGAGGAACAGAAGGAGCGTTGGCTGCCGAAGTTCATCTCTGGCGAGTACATCGGCTCGATCGCGATGTCCGAGCCCGGTGCCGGATCGGATCTGGCGGGCATCCAGTCCACGGCGCGCGACGACGGTGACCACTGGATCGTCAACGGGCAGAAGACCTTCATCAGCAACGGGCTGCAGTCGAAGCTGGTCTTGACCGCCGTCAAGACGGACCCGTCCGCGCGGCACAAGGGCATCAGCCTGTTGATGATCGAGGACGGGATGGAGGGTTTCACCCGGGGCCGCAAGCTCGACAAGATCGGCCAGTATTCCGCCGACACCGCGGAACTGTTCTTCGAGGACGTGCGGGTACCTAAGCAGAATCTGGTGGGCGAGCTGAACCGGGGCTTCTATCACCTCGTGTCGAACCTTCCCAGCGAGCGGGTAGGCGTCGCGTGCTATGCGTTGCCCGCGGCCCGCAGAGCGCTCGATCTGACCAAGGCGTACGCGTCGGAGCGCACGGCGTTCGGACAGCCGATCGGCACGTTCCAGGTGAACCGTCATTTCCTCGCCGAGATGCAGACGAAATTGGATGCGGCGCAGTGCTATCTGGACCAGTGCGTGCTGTCGGTAAACGACGGCACGCTCAGTGACGAGGACGCCGCCGGTCTGAAGTGGTGGACCTCGGAAGTGCAGTGGGAAATCGTCGACCGCTGCCTGCAATTGCACGGCGGCTACGGCTACGTCAACGAGTACGAGATCGCCCGGCTGTGGCGGGATTCCCGCGTCCAGCGGCTGTACGCAGGCACGACTGAGATCATGAAGGATCTGGTCGGCCGGGCGATGGGTTACTGA
- a CDS encoding thiolase C-terminal domain-containing protein has product MSAAHRSGTGEMAGVTPRDIDVAEVHDCFSGVELISYEDLGFAERFEAYKLIEGKVTMIAADDAVLDEALALGERLAALPAQALRASKVAMNMHLSRAALGILEYALAEEYTSFSTPQFQERVAAFRSRSERK; this is encoded by the coding sequence ATATCGGCGGCGCACCGATCCGGAACGGGGGAGATGGCCGGCGTCACCCCGCGCGATATCGACGTCGCCGAAGTGCATGACTGCTTCAGCGGTGTCGAGTTGATCAGCTACGAGGATCTCGGTTTTGCGGAGCGGTTCGAGGCCTACAAGCTGATCGAGGGCAAGGTCACAATGATCGCCGCCGACGACGCCGTGCTCGATGAGGCGCTAGCGCTGGGCGAGAGACTTGCCGCGCTACCAGCGCAGGCGTTGCGTGCCTCGAAGGTGGCGATGAACATGCATTTATCGCGTGCGGCCCTGGGCATACTGGAGTATGCGCTGGCCGAGGAGTACACGTCGTTCTCCACTCCACAGTTCCAGGAGCGGGTGGCGGCCTTCCGTAGTAGGTCGGAACGAAAGTAG
- a CDS encoding thiolase family protein, producing MTATTPKAAIVAAARTAIGTARRGTLVDVDARELAKPVISAAIERSGFEPSDFEDLVLAEVLQGGGDIARYVAVELGLVNGAGMAVNRQCASSLTAIAVAAGQIAAGMNTSVLAGGTESHSTSPMVRKRKPFTSGKEPADYDDPWMSLSHPPTPDAPAVDMSITVAHNCAVQYGVSRTAQDEWALRSHQRAVKAIDDGSFVEEIVPVTVLRPDGSTVAFDSDEHPRRESSMETLSGLKVLHPEIDGFSVTAGNSSGLNDAAAVVALTRPDTAADVLAHVLSWSAVGVEPNRTGSGPIYAIPKALDLAGLAIDDVALFEINEAFAAQAVACTRELGLDEEIVNVYGSGISLGHPIAATGARMVTSAAYELRRRGGGIGVLSMCAGGGMGAAMVIEVS from the coding sequence ATGACAGCGACAACACCCAAAGCCGCCATCGTGGCCGCAGCGCGCACGGCGATCGGAACGGCCCGTCGAGGCACGCTCGTCGACGTCGACGCCCGCGAGCTCGCCAAGCCCGTCATCTCCGCCGCGATCGAGCGGTCAGGTTTCGAGCCCTCCGACTTCGAGGACCTGGTGCTCGCCGAGGTGCTGCAGGGTGGCGGCGACATCGCGCGCTACGTGGCCGTGGAGCTCGGGCTCGTAAACGGTGCCGGAATGGCCGTCAACCGGCAATGCGCCTCCAGCCTGACCGCCATCGCGGTAGCCGCCGGGCAGATCGCCGCCGGCATGAACACCAGTGTGCTTGCCGGGGGAACCGAGTCCCACTCGACCTCTCCGATGGTCCGCAAGCGCAAGCCCTTCACCTCCGGTAAGGAGCCGGCCGACTACGACGATCCGTGGATGTCGTTGTCGCATCCCCCGACACCCGACGCGCCCGCTGTCGACATGTCGATCACCGTCGCGCACAACTGCGCCGTTCAGTACGGGGTATCGCGAACCGCTCAAGACGAATGGGCTCTGCGTAGCCATCAACGCGCCGTCAAGGCCATCGATGACGGGTCTTTCGTCGAGGAGATCGTCCCGGTGACCGTGCTTCGGCCCGACGGTTCGACCGTCGCCTTCGACAGCGACGAGCACCCTCGTCGCGAGTCCAGCATGGAGACTCTGAGCGGGCTGAAAGTGCTGCATCCCGAGATCGACGGCTTCTCGGTGACGGCGGGCAATTCGTCCGGACTAAACGACGCCGCCGCGGTGGTGGCGTTGACCAGGCCCGACACCGCGGCCGACGTACTCGCGCACGTGCTGTCGTGGAGCGCGGTCGGCGTTGAGCCCAACCGCACCGGCAGTGGCCCGATCTACGCGATCCCGAAAGCGTTGGACCTCGCTGGGCTCGCGATCGACGACGTCGCGCTCTTCGAGATCAACGAGGCATTCGCCGCGCAAGCCGTCGCCTGCACCAGGGAACTGGGGCTCGACGAGGAAATCGTCAACGTCTACGGCTCCGGGATCAGCCTGGGGCATCCCATCGCCGCCACGGGGGCCCGGATGGTCACGTCGGCGGCCTACGAGCTACGGCGGCGCGGCGGCGGCATCGGCGTGCTGTCGATGTGTGCCGGGGGCGGCATGGGTGCGGCCATGGTCATCGAAGTGAGCTGA
- a CDS encoding SDR family NAD(P)-dependent oxidoreductase: MTKLLDGKVAVVTGAASGIGRVCVRALARAGAAVVVADVNFGGAGAVASEIIAEGGRAEPVAVDLGDAGQIAAMIERAVSLFGRLDILHNNAAATHLASTRDLNVADMDPQVWDQSLRINLTGTMLATKLALPYLIAAGESSIVNTSSGAGLAGDIGHTAYGVSKAGINALTLYTAAQYGNAGVRCNAIAPGLVVTPATEETYAGPMKEFMLRHHLTPRLGQPDDIAALVVFLCSAQAGFITGQVISVDGGLGSHQPYLADVKGSV, from the coding sequence GTGACGAAGCTGTTGGATGGCAAGGTCGCCGTCGTCACAGGTGCCGCCTCGGGAATCGGACGCGTATGCGTGCGGGCTTTGGCACGTGCGGGAGCCGCAGTCGTGGTGGCGGATGTCAACTTTGGCGGCGCCGGGGCGGTCGCAAGCGAAATCATCGCGGAGGGCGGCCGAGCCGAACCGGTGGCTGTCGACCTCGGGGACGCCGGCCAGATTGCGGCGATGATCGAGCGAGCCGTTTCACTGTTCGGGCGCTTGGACATCCTGCACAACAACGCCGCCGCCACGCACCTGGCGAGCACCAGGGACCTCAATGTCGCCGACATGGACCCACAGGTGTGGGATCAAAGCCTGCGGATCAACCTGACGGGCACCATGCTGGCGACGAAACTCGCTCTGCCGTATCTCATCGCTGCGGGTGAGTCGAGCATCGTGAACACCTCCTCCGGGGCCGGCCTGGCGGGCGACATCGGGCACACCGCGTATGGCGTTTCGAAGGCGGGCATCAACGCGCTAACGCTCTACACGGCTGCGCAATACGGCAATGCCGGGGTGCGGTGCAACGCAATCGCGCCCGGGTTGGTGGTCACGCCGGCAACGGAAGAGACCTATGCGGGCCCGATGAAGGAGTTCATGCTCCGCCATCACCTCACACCCCGACTCGGGCAGCCGGACGACATCGCGGCACTCGTCGTTTTCCTGTGCTCGGCACAAGCGGGGTTCATCACCGGACAGGTCATCAGCGTGGACGGTGGCTTGGGCTCCCATCAACCGTATTTGGCCGATGTAAAGGGCTCGGTGTAG
- a CDS encoding nuclear transport factor 2 family protein, with protein MSRMTIEDRLRRIEDTLEIQQLPIRYAMAIDDRDVDAWVELFVPDVRVGRDRYGRDALRDALVSMVSQFYRSMHQIVGHRVELLDDTHAVGNVYCRAEHEVGARWIVMAIRYDDEYQRVDGRWLFTRRRENHWYAADHIERPQAVAFEGWSVAGAPNLPRATSWTDFWAGVDTSQLTSQPVAPGVKAK; from the coding sequence ATGAGCCGGATGACAATCGAGGACCGGCTGCGCCGGATCGAGGACACCCTGGAGATCCAGCAGTTGCCCATCCGCTACGCGATGGCCATCGATGATCGCGACGTCGATGCGTGGGTGGAACTGTTCGTTCCCGACGTGCGGGTAGGGCGCGATCGCTACGGTCGGGACGCGCTTCGCGATGCGCTGGTCTCGATGGTGAGCCAGTTCTATCGGTCGATGCACCAGATCGTCGGCCATCGCGTTGAACTCCTCGACGATACGCATGCAGTCGGCAACGTCTACTGCCGTGCCGAGCACGAGGTCGGAGCGCGGTGGATTGTCATGGCGATCCGGTACGACGACGAGTACCAGCGCGTCGACGGGCGGTGGTTGTTTACTCGCCGGCGCGAAAACCATTGGTACGCGGCGGACCACATCGAGCGACCGCAGGCGGTCGCCTTCGAGGGATGGTCGGTCGCAGGTGCGCCGAACCTGCCCCGCGCCACATCGTGGACGGACTTCTGGGCCGGTGTCGACACCAGTCAGCTGACCTCCCAGCCCGTCGCGCCCGGAGTGAAGGCGAAGTGA
- a CDS encoding MaoC family dehydratase, with translation MKVITSIDEAIGLVGAELGVSDWLVVDQDRIDDFGTTTLDRQWIHVDVEKAEKESPYGATIAHGFLTLSLIPGMSKANYRVEKAKMGINYGLNKVRFLSPVKAGSRIRLHSALVDAAKVDESTVNLTVRHTVEIDGVDKPAAVADLIARFVF, from the coding sequence GTGAAGGTCATTACGTCCATCGACGAGGCGATCGGATTGGTGGGGGCAGAGCTGGGGGTGAGCGACTGGCTGGTCGTTGATCAGGACCGGATCGATGACTTCGGAACGACGACACTCGACCGGCAATGGATACACGTCGACGTCGAAAAGGCCGAGAAGGAGAGCCCGTACGGCGCCACCATCGCCCACGGCTTCCTGACGCTGTCGCTCATCCCGGGCATGAGCAAGGCCAACTATCGTGTGGAGAAGGCCAAGATGGGCATCAATTACGGCTTGAACAAAGTGCGTTTTCTGTCTCCGGTCAAGGCGGGCAGTCGAATTCGGCTGCACTCGGCGCTCGTCGACGCAGCCAAAGTGGACGAATCGACCGTCAACCTCACGGTGCGCCACACAGTAGAGATCGACGGCGTCGACAAGCCCGCGGCGGTGGCCGATCTTATTGCCCGCTTCGTGTTCTAA
- a CDS encoding ferredoxin, with protein sequence MKVRLEQAKCVGHAQCYAVDPDLFPIDDSGYSILKDHVVDPGDEAVVRNGAAACPEMAIIIEED encoded by the coding sequence ATGAAAGTTCGGCTCGAACAGGCGAAGTGCGTCGGGCACGCTCAGTGCTATGCGGTCGACCCCGACCTTTTTCCTATCGATGACTCCGGCTACTCGATCCTGAAGGACCACGTCGTCGACCCCGGTGATGAGGCTGTCGTCCGCAATGGCGCTGCCGCCTGCCCGGAGATGGCGATCATCATCGAAGAGGATTGA
- a CDS encoding acyl-CoA dehydrogenase family protein translates to MSTPIHADDEALDESWTMVSEAVSRLFEDIAGRHAHVAIEPELRPLGWDEIEAEYPIAASALLFDAQGRSLATTNCLARVMIAELAALVDGAVDGLVLPEPANGSAPASGGNRITGMVLGPPAGRLVVPVSGELGTVSIGVVDADLLRAERIDTFDPSVHWTRVEGALDIALTKATDEWRRAVAAAQRALGTELLSLATSALDIATEQVGARRQFGVSIGSLQSPRHALAEAAAQIAGARALLDQSWRFGGRLSALAAKTAAGRAHRAVADVALQVCGAIGLTAEHRLHRYVSRGFQLDALCGDHDRLETELAEYLFDVDAGDRALPNLISWT, encoded by the coding sequence ATGAGCACCCCCATTCACGCGGACGACGAAGCGCTCGACGAGTCGTGGACCATGGTCTCCGAAGCCGTGTCACGACTCTTCGAGGACATCGCGGGGCGGCATGCTCACGTCGCGATCGAGCCAGAGTTGCGGCCACTCGGCTGGGATGAGATCGAAGCCGAGTACCCGATCGCCGCATCCGCTCTGCTCTTTGATGCGCAGGGCCGTTCGCTCGCCACGACGAATTGCCTTGCCCGCGTGATGATCGCCGAACTCGCCGCCCTCGTCGACGGCGCCGTGGACGGACTGGTGCTGCCCGAGCCGGCGAATGGATCCGCGCCGGCGTCCGGCGGAAACCGCATCACCGGAATGGTGCTGGGGCCACCCGCCGGACGACTCGTCGTGCCCGTCTCCGGTGAACTCGGCACGGTGTCGATCGGCGTGGTCGATGCCGACCTGCTCCGCGCAGAGCGCATCGACACATTCGACCCGTCGGTGCACTGGACCAGGGTCGAGGGTGCACTGGACATCGCCCTCACCAAGGCGACCGACGAGTGGCGCCGCGCCGTCGCAGCCGCTCAACGCGCGCTGGGCACCGAGCTGCTGTCCCTCGCCACGAGCGCGCTCGACATCGCGACAGAGCAGGTTGGCGCCCGTAGGCAATTCGGTGTCTCGATCGGATCGCTGCAGTCCCCCCGCCACGCGCTCGCTGAGGCTGCCGCGCAGATCGCCGGGGCTCGAGCACTTCTCGACCAGTCGTGGCGGTTCGGCGGGCGCCTGTCCGCACTCGCCGCCAAGACGGCCGCCGGACGGGCGCACCGCGCCGTCGCCGACGTCGCGCTGCAAGTCTGTGGCGCGATCGGCCTGACGGCCGAGCACCGACTGCACCGCTACGTATCGCGGGGATTCCAGCTCGACGCCCTGTGCGGTGATCACGACCGGCTGGAAACCGAGCTCGCCGAGTACCTGTTCGACGTCGACGCGGGCGACCGGGCCCTGCCCAACCTCATCTCCTGGACCTAG